From Streptomyces sp. CMB-StM0423, a single genomic window includes:
- a CDS encoding class I SAM-dependent methyltransferase produces the protein MFSPEGPTLLELTVQAMSSTERGYDLLAPKFDSSPFRTPDRVLDAFAAAAEPLGPFAYGLDVCTGTGAGAGMLRRVCRERVVGVDFSAGMLAGARRAYADAADPPSMRWVRADTLALPFAPAFDLAVSFGAFGHFLPRERPALFSQVFRSLRPGGYFAFPVPAPQPVGSRGYWVLWGFDTAMRVRNALWRPRFVMYYRTFRLPEVLADLERTGFTVATAALEELGRRPDGSPRARAVFARRP, from the coding sequence ATGTTCAGTCCCGAGGGCCCGACCCTTCTCGAGCTGACCGTGCAGGCGATGTCCTCCACGGAACGCGGCTACGACCTGCTGGCGCCGAAGTTCGACAGCTCCCCGTTCCGCACCCCCGACCGCGTGCTGGACGCGTTCGCCGCCGCCGCCGAGCCGCTGGGGCCGTTCGCGTACGGCCTCGACGTGTGCACCGGCACGGGCGCGGGCGCCGGGATGCTGCGGCGGGTGTGCAGGGAGCGGGTCGTCGGCGTCGACTTCAGCGCCGGGATGCTCGCCGGGGCGCGGCGCGCGTACGCGGACGCCGCGGACCCGCCCTCGATGCGCTGGGTACGTGCGGACACCCTGGCGCTGCCCTTCGCGCCCGCCTTCGATCTCGCCGTGAGCTTCGGCGCCTTCGGCCACTTCCTGCCCCGGGAGCGCCCGGCGCTCTTCTCGCAGGTCTTCCGATCGCTGCGCCCCGGCGGGTACTTCGCCTTCCCCGTCCCCGCGCCGCAGCCGGTCGGGTCCCGGGGATACTGGGTGCTGTGGGGGTTCGACACCGCGATGCGGGTCCGGAACGCGCTGTGGCGCCCGCGGTTCGTCATGTATTACCGCACATTCCGCCTGCCCGAGGTGCTGGCGGACCTGGAGCGCACCGGGTTCACCGTGGCGACGGCCGCGCTGGAGGAGCTGGGGCGGCGGCCGGACGGCAGTCCGCGCGCCCGCGCGGTGTTCGCGCGGCGCCCCTGA
- a CDS encoding IclR family transcriptional regulator domain-containing protein — translation MAEILTLRDAVAELVHDGDTVAMEGFTHLIPFAAAHEVIRRGATDLTLVRMTPDLVYDQLIGAGLVRKLVFSWGGNPGVGSLHRFRDAVENGWPRPLEIAHLPQPEIDARLARARLDPLTPRTVTSADTLRAELTRVRRQGYAIVDQELEEGLRSVAAPVRDRDGTVVAAVDIPVPASRNSVESVRRDLLPPSGGGGENRGGPEGDAHAAVKGAGRWRQPPHEGHHFPRSATPTPPPPPRPARPPRRAAAACAAPARAAATAPQAPPRPSPPTASAAARAQRPAPRPRAHRAAGRRS, via the coding sequence ATGGCGGAGATCCTGACCCTGCGGGACGCGGTGGCCGAGCTGGTGCACGACGGGGACACGGTGGCGATGGAGGGCTTCACGCACCTGATTCCGTTCGCGGCGGCGCACGAGGTCATCCGCCGGGGCGCGACCGACCTGACGCTGGTACGGATGACCCCGGACCTCGTCTACGACCAGCTCATCGGCGCCGGGCTCGTGCGGAAGCTCGTCTTCTCCTGGGGCGGCAACCCCGGCGTCGGCTCGCTGCACCGCTTCCGCGACGCGGTCGAGAACGGCTGGCCCCGGCCGCTGGAGATCGCCCACCTCCCGCAGCCGGAGATCGACGCCCGCCTCGCCCGCGCCCGCCTCGACCCGCTGACCCCGCGCACGGTCACCTCGGCGGACACGCTGCGCGCGGAGCTGACCCGGGTGCGCAGACAGGGCTACGCGATCGTGGACCAGGAGCTGGAGGAGGGCCTGCGCTCGGTCGCGGCCCCGGTCCGGGACCGCGACGGCACGGTGGTCGCGGCGGTCGACATCCCCGTACCGGCGAGCCGCAACTCGGTCGAGTCGGTCCGCCGCGACCTGCTGCCGCCTTCTGGGGGCGGTGGCGAGAATCGAGGCGGACCTGAGGGTGACGCGCACGCGGCCGTGAAGGGGGCCGGCCGGTGGCGGCAACCGCCGCACGAGGGACACCACTTCCCCCGGAGCGCTACGCCGACACCGCCCCCGCCGCCTCGCCCGGCCCGCCCTCCGCGCCGGGCAGCCGCCGCGTGCGCGGCACCGGCGAGGGCAGCAGCCACAGCACCGCAAGCGCCGCCCCGACCGTCGCCACCCACAGCGTCGGCCGCAGCCCGAGCGCAGCGCCCAGCGCCCCGCCCGCGAGCGCACCGAGCGGCCGGACGCCGAAGTTGA
- a CDS encoding ArsR/SmtB family transcription factor → MPDRIDLTDARALRAYAHPTRMELVGLLRRHGPLTATRAAELTGESVAGCSYHLRMLAKYGLVEQSGGGRGREKPWRATARTTHWEAAYDDPAATEAVGDLTMAQVDAYVRKLGAALAARHRLPRAWQAAEYSGDWSLYLTPEELTGLTEEMTRLLSRYDDRFEDPARRPEGARLVSLLRLAFVDPPDGPDAADPVDTAGSADTAAAPPPTAPEARPDPPQPPS, encoded by the coding sequence ATGCCGGACCGCATCGACCTCACCGACGCCCGCGCCCTGCGCGCCTACGCCCACCCCACCCGGATGGAGCTGGTCGGCCTGCTCCGCCGGCACGGTCCGCTCACCGCCACCCGGGCCGCGGAGCTGACCGGGGAATCCGTCGCCGGGTGCTCGTACCACCTGCGGATGCTCGCCAAGTACGGGCTCGTCGAGCAGAGCGGCGGCGGGCGGGGGCGGGAGAAGCCGTGGCGGGCCACGGCGCGTACGACGCACTGGGAGGCCGCGTACGACGACCCCGCCGCGACCGAGGCCGTCGGGGACCTGACGATGGCGCAGGTCGACGCGTACGTGCGGAAGCTGGGCGCCGCACTCGCCGCCCGCCACCGGCTGCCGCGCGCGTGGCAGGCGGCGGAGTACTCCGGGGACTGGAGCCTGTACCTCACGCCCGAGGAGCTGACCGGGCTGACGGAGGAGATGACCCGCCTGCTGTCCCGCTACGACGACCGCTTCGAGGACCCGGCGCGGCGCCCGGAGGGCGCGAGGCTGGTGAGCCTGCTGCGCCTGGCCTTCGTCGACCCACCGGACGGGCCGGACGCGGCGGACCCGGTGGACACGGCGGGCTCGGCGGATACGGCAGCCGCACCGCCCCCGACCGCCCCGGAGGCCCGCCCCGACCCTCCACAGCCCCCGTCGTGA